In Anopheles arabiensis isolate DONGOLA chromosome 2, AaraD3, whole genome shotgun sequence, the genomic window TCGAGTCACTCTTGTGGATACCGTTCTGCTGGAGTTCCGCTGACCGCCGTGCGGCAACGGTCGGCGGCTTTTTCTTGATGTACGCCTGGTAGTAAAAGTCcaggaagagacagaacatgAAGAGATTCTGCGGCAGAATGACAAACAGTGGCCACTTGGGGAAGGTACAGTTGGGCTGGAACAGTAGCACGAACCACTGCAGGAAGATCATGCCGAACTGGATCTGTGGAGGCAACCAAGCATCGATATATGGTCAGTTTGATGTGTTCGGTTCAAATACTCTCTTGCTACTTACGATCTGCAGCTGCGTGATGTACTTCTTCCACCAAAGGTTGTTTTTGTACTTGGGATTGGCGGAGGTGAGGAAGTAGTACGCGTACATGACCACGTGCACGAAGCTGTTGATGAAGCCCATAAACACACCGTGCCCGCCGGGGAACCATTTGACGCCGCTCCAGACCAGCATCACCATGCCGGTGTGATGGTACACGTGCAGGAAGCTAACCTGGTTCTGCTTTTTGCGCAGCACGAAGAAGATCGTATCGAGCAGATCGAGCACCTTCACCaggaagtagtagtagcagcggcGTGCGATCGCGATCGGTATCTCGGTCGGCGAGTAGTCGACCGGTTGACAGAGAAAGCTGTACCCGCGC contains:
- the LOC120895558 gene encoding elongation of very long chain fatty acids protein 7-like — encoded protein: MLVLRYLASFYHYVNYEVSDPRVNDWFLMKTPWPGAAILGLYLMFVLKWGPKWMENRKPFQIDTIIKYYNLIQVVLCAFLFVEGFRLGYLRGYSFLCQPVDYSPTEIPIAIARRCYYYFLVKVLDLLDTIFFVLRKKQNQVSFLHVYHHTGMVMLVWSGVKWFPGGHGVFMGFINSFVHVVMYAYYFLTSANPKYKNNLWWKKYITQLQIIQFGMIFLQWFVLLFQPNCTFPKWPLFVILPQNLFMFCLFLDFYYQAYIKKKPPTVAARRSAELQQNGIHKSDSNGKAMNGDYNGKLANGADCTKRNSSKEVSVTS